In Acidimicrobiia bacterium, one genomic interval encodes:
- a CDS encoding Gfo/Idh/MocA family oxidoreductase, with protein MKIGIVGAGAISNQYLRNLTQFPDVNVLAIGNRTESRSLAQAAKYGVPTLGGIDVVINHPEIELVVNLTTPSMHAPISKQVLLAGKHVWSEKPIGLNRFEAQELLVLAKSHGLRVGVAPDTVLGLGFQTAKRAIARGDIGQPLFAQTVFQWQGPEIFHPNPAFLYEAGAGRGACWPDLPG; from the coding sequence ATGAAGATTGGCATCGTTGGAGCTGGCGCCATCAGCAATCAGTACTTGCGCAACCTCACCCAGTTCCCCGACGTTAATGTTCTAGCCATTGGTAACCGGACCGAAAGTCGGTCTCTGGCTCAAGCAGCCAAATATGGTGTTCCAACTTTGGGTGGAATCGATGTGGTTATCAATCATCCTGAGATTGAACTCGTCGTGAATCTCACTACGCCATCAATGCACGCTCCAATTTCCAAGCAGGTGTTGTTGGCGGGGAAACACGTTTGGAGCGAGAAGCCCATTGGTCTGAACCGCTTCGAGGCCCAAGAGCTTCTGGTCTTGGCCAAATCTCATGGTCTGCGAGTCGGTGTTGCGCCCGACACCGTGCTCGGTCTTGGCTTCCAAACTGCGAAACGTGCTATTGCGCGGGGTGACATTGGTCAGCCGCTCTTCGCTCAAACCGTCTTTCAATGGCAAGGACCAGAGATCTTTCACCCCAATCCTGCGTTTTTGTATGAGGCCGGTGCAGGTAGGGGAGCGTGCTGGCCAGACCTTCCCGGTTGA
- a CDS encoding sigma-70 family RNA polymerase sigma factor yields the protein MNEGSRPLVSVDSVRQYFDEIGRVDLLSRDEEVALAKKIEAGRLAQAELEAADAANDSSTGATEGASTRAEPAGNGVAPVVLTAAQRRRLQKQVRAGNAAREALTQANLRLVVSIARRYRAPSLGPLDLIQEGNLGLMRAVDRFDYTKGFKFSTYATWWIRQAITHAIAEQSRTIRIPVHMVDTINKVHRAKTQMFQVLKREPTIDEIADEVGLTPTRVSEILLAGLDTISLDSPVGSEDDAGLGDFIEDPDAVEPGSRTVANMRNQAIVEVLDGLSERERRIIELRFGFIDGRIHTLEEVGQEVGVTRERVRQIETKVISKIRQREHSTNLKDYLDT from the coding sequence ATGAATGAGGGTAGTAGGCCATTAGTTTCGGTTGATTCGGTGCGCCAATATTTCGATGAAATCGGTCGGGTTGATTTGCTCTCCCGCGATGAAGAAGTAGCGCTAGCCAAGAAAATTGAAGCTGGTAGGCTCGCCCAAGCCGAACTGGAGGCCGCCGACGCTGCGAATGATTCTTCGACCGGTGCCACTGAGGGTGCTTCGACTCGGGCTGAACCAGCCGGAAATGGTGTCGCTCCCGTGGTTCTGACGGCTGCCCAGAGGAGGCGTCTTCAGAAGCAGGTTCGGGCCGGCAACGCGGCGCGGGAGGCTTTGACCCAGGCCAATCTACGTTTAGTGGTTAGCATTGCACGGCGTTATCGTGCCCCGAGTTTGGGTCCTTTAGATTTAATTCAAGAAGGCAATTTGGGTTTGATGCGAGCCGTGGACCGTTTCGACTACACCAAAGGTTTTAAGTTCTCAACCTATGCCACCTGGTGGATTCGACAAGCCATTACTCATGCCATCGCCGAACAGAGCCGCACTATTCGTATCCCGGTTCACATGGTTGACACGATCAATAAGGTGCATCGTGCCAAAACTCAAATGTTCCAAGTATTAAAACGTGAGCCAACCATTGATGAGATTGCTGATGAGGTTGGGTTAACTCCAACGCGAGTTAGTGAAATTTTATTGGCTGGTTTAGACACTATTTCGTTGGATTCGCCAGTGGGGAGCGAAGATGACGCCGGACTTGGTGACTTCATTGAAGATCCCGACGCCGTTGAACCTGGCTCACGCACCGTTGCGAATATGCGTAACCAGGCGATCGTTGAGGTGTTGGACGGCCTAAGTGAGCGCGAGCGCCGTATTATCGAGTTGCGATTTGGTTTTATTGACGGGCGCATACACACCTTAGAAGAAGTAGGCCAAGAGGTTGGCGTTACTAGGGAGCGAGTGCGCCAAATTGAAACGAAGGTTATTTCGAAAATACGCCAGCGTGAACACAGCACTAACTTGAAAGACTATCTCGATACTTAA
- a CDS encoding carboxymuconolactone decarboxylase family protein has product MATESPHGRKVLNELRPLHRELRREIPDVYKGFGELHKAAFTAGELEVKIKELIALAIGVVEGCDGCIASHAQAAVQAGATRREAAEAIGVAFLMKGGPATIYGPRAYDAFCSFHGDVNDSEAPA; this is encoded by the coding sequence ATGGCTACTGAATCTCCTCACGGACGTAAGGTGCTAAATGAGCTTCGGCCTCTGCACCGGGAATTACGACGAGAAATTCCTGATGTGTACAAGGGCTTTGGTGAGCTGCACAAAGCGGCTTTCACAGCCGGAGAGCTAGAGGTCAAGATTAAGGAACTAATCGCCTTGGCCATTGGGGTGGTGGAAGGTTGTGACGGCTGTATTGCATCGCATGCCCAAGCCGCCGTTCAAGCTGGTGCTACTCGCCGTGAGGCTGCCGAAGCAATAGGGGTGGCGTTCTTAATGAAGGGCGGGCCGGCCACGATCTACGGACCACGAGCCTACGATGCATTCTGCAGTTTTCATGGTGATGTCAACGACAGTGAAGCGCCTGCGTAG
- a CDS encoding inositol monophosphatase: MRSSIIDDLNLAADEILAALEAQDDWGFSGVRPGQYVSDLAADQAAVAVLSGAGYGVLSEESGLHHPEREIVVVVDPLDGSTNAHRGIPWFGVSLCAVERTPGAGPRPVAAVVVDLPGHRRFSAERGAGAWLAGERLGVAPAVPLEEAIVGISGLPPAHLGWAQFRALGAAALDLCAVAAGTLDAFVDCSVDAHGAWDYLGGLLVCTEAGGVVADMHQRNLVVLDHTARRTPVAASSPTLLNQLVTGFIEAS; the protein is encoded by the coding sequence GTGCGCTCTTCAATCATCGATGACCTTAACCTGGCGGCTGACGAGATTTTAGCGGCGCTGGAGGCACAAGACGATTGGGGTTTTTCGGGCGTTAGGCCTGGTCAATATGTTAGTGACCTCGCTGCCGATCAGGCTGCAGTGGCGGTTTTGAGTGGTGCAGGTTATGGGGTGTTAAGCGAAGAGAGCGGTTTGCATCATCCCGAGCGTGAGATTGTGGTGGTCGTCGATCCACTAGATGGATCAACCAATGCACACCGTGGCATCCCTTGGTTCGGGGTCAGCTTGTGTGCGGTCGAGCGTACGCCGGGAGCTGGGCCGCGACCGGTGGCGGCGGTGGTGGTCGACTTGCCCGGCCACCGACGTTTTTCGGCCGAACGTGGGGCTGGTGCCTGGCTGGCAGGAGAGCGCCTGGGTGTGGCTCCTGCAGTGCCGTTGGAAGAGGCGATTGTAGGTATTTCTGGGCTGCCCCCCGCCCATTTAGGTTGGGCCCAGTTTCGTGCATTGGGCGCAGCAGCACTGGATTTGTGCGCCGTGGCCGCGGGCACACTTGATGCGTTTGTCGATTGCAGCGTAGACGCTCACGGGGCTTGGGATTACTTAGGTGGTCTTTTGGTTTGTACCGAGGCTGGTGGGGTGGTGGCTGATATGCACCAGCGGAATTTGGTGGTGTTGGACCACACCGCTCGACGTACGCCGGTTGCTGCCAGTTCCCCGACACTGTTGAACCAGCTAGTAACGGGTTTTATTGAGGCCTCTTAG
- the ppdK gene encoding pyruvate, phosphate dikinase, with translation MAYIYSFDHEHSVAPRELTELLGGKGANLAEMSSVLKLPVPPGFTITTEACRYYFEHHRWPDGLESELKSAVAELEETIGKRFGDATNPLLLSVRSGAKFSMPGMMDTVLDLGLNDATLEGLLASSDGDSFAWDSYRRFIQMFGTVVMGIPGEEFDNILDQDLALPDTVAAFKDQFEAHTGVSFPQDPMEQLRRSIDAVFSSWEAPRAYAYREREGIDHYLGTAVNVQAMVFGNRDQNSGTGVGFTRDPATGATGAYGDFLVQAQGEDVVAGTHKTQPLSDLAGVFPEIYDQLMQIFHGMENHYRDMLDTEFTIESGKLWMLQVRVGKRTGRAAVRMAVEMVDDPNIQLSRAEAIERVKPEHLDQLLHAQFEKISANEVVAEGLGASPGAAVGQVYFSADTAVAAHKRGESVLLVRNETSPDDIHGMQVAEGVLTVRGGLVSHAAVVARGWGKPAVVGAEALVIGDGFFTVGDQRVHEGEVVSIDGTTGQVALGALPMVAAEAPAELETLLSWADDIRSDTVAVRANADNGPDAIVARDFGAQGIGLCRTEHMFFGERLPVVRRLILAESDEVRAVALNELVRVQTADFERILEAMDGLPVTVRLLDPPLHEFLPDHDDLLRDAVAGNLDDDGQAMFAASERLREDNPMLGTRGVRLGIIIGGLYRAQTRALMQAAQNRVAQGGNPQIEIMVPLIISSGEQKLVRQWIEEEIAESGFDPGEAPVAIGSMIETPRAALRAGEIAKYADFFSFGTNDLTQMTMGLSRDDVEAHLLPTYLKLGIFTYNPFETLDQIGVGELVEIGTQRGRAANPHLEIGVCGEHGGDPSSIQFFVSAGLNYVSCSPYRVPVARLAAAQAVLALQHS, from the coding sequence GTGGCTTATATCTATAGCTTCGATCATGAACATTCGGTGGCCCCTCGTGAACTGACTGAGCTTCTAGGTGGTAAGGGTGCCAACCTGGCCGAAATGTCATCTGTGCTGAAGCTTCCTGTGCCGCCTGGTTTCACTATTACGACTGAGGCATGTCGCTACTATTTTGAACATCATCGCTGGCCTGACGGTTTGGAATCCGAGCTGAAATCGGCGGTGGCGGAGCTTGAAGAGACCATTGGCAAGCGCTTTGGAGACGCCACCAATCCGTTACTGTTGTCAGTTCGCTCGGGTGCCAAGTTTTCGATGCCAGGCATGATGGACACGGTTTTAGATCTCGGCTTGAACGATGCCACACTCGAGGGTCTTTTGGCTTCTTCCGACGGCGATTCGTTTGCTTGGGACTCATACCGGCGTTTCATCCAAATGTTCGGCACCGTGGTTATGGGAATCCCCGGTGAGGAATTCGACAATATCCTCGACCAAGATCTGGCACTGCCCGACACGGTGGCGGCTTTCAAAGACCAATTTGAAGCCCACACTGGCGTATCGTTCCCACAAGATCCCATGGAACAACTGCGTCGATCCATTGATGCCGTGTTCAGTTCCTGGGAGGCTCCGCGAGCGTACGCCTATCGGGAACGTGAAGGTATCGACCATTATTTAGGTACGGCGGTCAATGTTCAGGCCATGGTCTTTGGTAACCGTGATCAAAACTCTGGTACCGGGGTGGGTTTCACCCGTGACCCAGCCACGGGTGCTACTGGCGCTTACGGTGATTTCTTGGTCCAGGCCCAGGGTGAGGATGTGGTTGCTGGCACGCACAAGACACAGCCTTTGAGTGATCTAGCGGGCGTGTTTCCCGAAATATATGACCAGCTCATGCAGATCTTTCACGGCATGGAAAATCATTACCGTGACATGCTCGATACCGAGTTCACAATCGAGAGCGGCAAACTATGGATGCTCCAGGTACGCGTTGGCAAGCGCACCGGACGAGCCGCCGTACGCATGGCCGTTGAGATGGTCGATGACCCAAATATCCAGTTAAGTCGCGCTGAAGCCATCGAGCGGGTTAAGCCTGAACATCTCGATCAACTGTTGCACGCCCAGTTTGAGAAAATCTCGGCTAACGAGGTCGTGGCCGAAGGCTTAGGAGCTTCACCTGGAGCGGCCGTGGGGCAAGTTTATTTCAGCGCTGATACCGCGGTGGCAGCTCACAAGCGTGGCGAATCGGTGTTACTGGTACGAAACGAAACTTCACCCGATGATATTCACGGCATGCAGGTAGCCGAAGGTGTGCTAACAGTGCGGGGAGGCTTGGTGAGCCATGCTGCGGTGGTGGCACGAGGATGGGGAAAACCTGCCGTGGTGGGTGCCGAAGCGCTGGTAATTGGTGACGGTTTTTTCACCGTTGGCGACCAGCGGGTTCATGAGGGTGAGGTGGTATCCATTGATGGCACCACTGGCCAGGTAGCTTTGGGTGCTTTACCTATGGTGGCGGCTGAGGCCCCGGCAGAGCTGGAAACCTTGTTGAGTTGGGCCGATGATATTCGCAGCGACACAGTGGCGGTTCGTGCCAACGCCGACAACGGACCTGATGCCATCGTGGCACGGGATTTTGGCGCTCAAGGTATTGGATTGTGCCGAACTGAGCACATGTTTTTTGGTGAGCGGCTCCCAGTAGTGCGACGCTTGATTTTGGCTGAATCCGACGAAGTACGAGCAGTTGCACTTAACGAGTTAGTAAGGGTGCAAACCGCTGATTTCGAGCGAATTCTAGAGGCCATGGACGGATTACCGGTGACGGTTCGTTTGCTAGACCCTCCGCTGCATGAGTTCCTGCCTGATCATGATGATTTGCTTCGTGATGCGGTGGCCGGGAATCTTGATGACGACGGCCAAGCCATGTTCGCCGCCTCCGAGCGCTTGCGGGAAGATAACCCAATGCTTGGTACCCGTGGGGTGCGTCTGGGCATCATCATCGGCGGCCTGTATCGGGCCCAAACACGGGCTCTCATGCAAGCGGCCCAGAATCGGGTGGCCCAAGGCGGTAACCCACAAATTGAAATTATGGTGCCGCTGATAATTAGCTCGGGTGAACAAAAATTGGTGCGCCAGTGGATCGAAGAAGAAATTGCCGAGTCTGGTTTCGACCCGGGAGAAGCGCCAGTGGCTATTGGTTCCATGATCGAAACTCCGAGAGCTGCCCTTCGCGCCGGTGAGATTGCTAAATATGCCGATTTCTTTTCATTCGGCACCAACGACCTTACCCAGATGACCATGGGCTTGAGCAGAGATGATGTGGAAGCCCACTTGTTGCCTACTTATTTGAAGCTGGGAATCTTTACCTACAATCCGTTTGAGACGCTGGATCAAATCGGTGTGGGCGAGTTGGTTGAAATTGGTACGCAGCGCGGTAGGGCCGCTAATCCTCACTTGGAAATTGGGGTTTGTGGTGAGCACGGCGGTGACCCATCGTCGATTCAGTTCTTTGTAAGTGCCGGTTTGAACTACGTTTCGTGTTCGCCTTATCGCGTGCCGGTGGCACGTTTGGCTGCGGCGCAAGCCGTTCTAGCCCTGCAACACTCCTAA
- a CDS encoding NAD(P)/FAD-dependent oxidoreductase has translation MEFRNIAIVGAGPAGSAAAIVAARAGATVTLFEKGSHGRDKVCGDGLTPRAVGALRELKVEPEAAHRIDGLRMIAGKTTRQLAWPTTDRFPNHGAVLPRRYLDAHLSDAAAEAGAEVMYNATATPITEGGRVIGVEANGTKVLADLVVVAAGAPGAVARLLGSDRHPDEPYGLAIRTYVESDRHGDRHLEACLTLKDDHGTPVPGYGWMFPAGDGTVNIGVGALSTMKGFNKLNLNSLLNSYTAMVKEPWGLGSEPLERPRAWRLPMSSLRRHGPGWVAIGDAAGFINPMNGEGIDYGLESGMLAAELFLENPATAPDRYNQLVGERFDAFLRTGRRFSFLIGHPLLLRSGLRVAVGTQTTAEITLSVMGNLIDSQTPGAAGKVLTVADKALALADPLLRRTRASR, from the coding sequence GTGGAATTTCGAAACATAGCCATTGTTGGCGCTGGGCCCGCAGGCAGTGCTGCGGCCATCGTGGCCGCACGTGCTGGGGCCACCGTCACTTTATTTGAAAAGGGTTCGCACGGTCGTGACAAGGTCTGTGGCGATGGCCTCACTCCCCGAGCAGTGGGAGCGCTCCGCGAGCTGAAAGTCGAACCAGAGGCGGCGCATCGTATCGATGGCCTTCGAATGATCGCTGGCAAAACCACCAGGCAGCTGGCCTGGCCAACCACCGATCGCTTCCCAAATCATGGGGCGGTTCTCCCCCGCCGATATCTAGATGCCCACCTAAGCGATGCCGCAGCCGAAGCCGGTGCCGAGGTTATGTACAACGCCACGGCCACGCCGATCACAGAAGGCGGCCGAGTAATCGGCGTTGAGGCCAATGGCACCAAGGTTCTAGCCGACCTGGTGGTTGTAGCGGCGGGCGCACCGGGTGCCGTGGCTCGCCTCCTAGGCAGCGACCGTCACCCCGATGAACCTTATGGCCTGGCCATTCGCACCTACGTTGAATCGGATCGTCACGGCGACCGTCACCTAGAAGCATGCCTCACGCTCAAAGACGATCATGGTACGCCAGTACCTGGCTACGGCTGGATGTTTCCGGCTGGCGACGGCACGGTAAACATTGGCGTCGGAGCTCTTTCCACCATGAAGGGCTTCAACAAGCTCAACTTGAACTCGCTCTTAAATTCCTACACCGCCATGGTCAAAGAGCCTTGGGGACTGGGAAGCGAGCCCCTAGAACGGCCGAGAGCTTGGCGTCTTCCCATGAGTAGTCTTCGCCGCCATGGGCCAGGATGGGTCGCAATTGGCGACGCTGCAGGTTTTATTAACCCAATGAATGGGGAAGGCATCGACTACGGCTTGGAATCGGGCATGTTGGCCGCTGAGTTGTTTCTTGAGAACCCGGCCACCGCCCCAGATCGTTACAATCAACTAGTTGGCGAACGCTTCGATGCCTTTTTGCGCACTGGCCGCCGATTCAGTTTTCTCATCGGCCACCCCCTTCTGCTGCGTTCGGGGCTTCGGGTGGCCGTCGGCACGCAAACCACTGCCGAAATCACCTTATCTGTCATGGGTAACCTGATTGATTCCCAAACGCCTGGCGCTGCGGGCAAGGTATTGACTGTGGCCGACAAAGCCCTAGCCCTAGCCGACCCTCTTTTACGCCGGACCCGAGCCAGTCGTTAG
- the dnaG gene encoding DNA primase, which yields MGIVSEDIQAVREAADIVAVVSQYSQVRRVGSRFVAICPFHDETDGSFSINAEQGLYYCFGCQAKGDVITFVREIEHLDFVGAVEYLAAKIGFTLRYSDEGEAASQKYRKSLIAVMDEAVNWYHDMLMRSPSAGAARSYLRSRGFTKETVEEFRLGWAPDDWDQLARHLKVSEKVLRDTGLGFVNRAKRQQDAFRGRVMFPIFSANGEPIAFGGRILPQAEGAKYINSADSVIYSKSNTLYGLNWAKADAVNSNQVIICEGYTDVIAFHEIGLKQAVATCGTALTETHVQVLQKYARQVVLAFDADAAGQAAAERFYGWEQKFKVDVAVAALPKGVDPADLARNDPERLREAVDNAQPFLGFRVERLLAASNLRTPEGRARAAESAVGIIGEHPNRLVRDQYLMIVADRCRIDGDQIRAMAQRLANGSSSRARSRSHPEANRARPARDTNNLVVRDTPELEALRLLVHRRHELLPLLDPCLFGDSVFGSALAAVWENDDLHAAITKADPDTAAVLQRVAVEESTADADDVLTLLVSAATEAQLRLLEAEMRQAADPLPYSGIIRWLRLNSMELRDGGTKDEARQSLLDWLKRRAAGEA from the coding sequence GTGGGAATAGTCAGTGAAGATATTCAAGCAGTACGGGAAGCGGCTGACATTGTTGCGGTTGTTTCTCAATACAGTCAGGTTCGACGAGTCGGTTCGCGCTTCGTAGCTATTTGCCCGTTTCACGACGAAACTGACGGCTCATTTTCAATCAACGCCGAACAAGGGCTCTACTACTGTTTCGGTTGCCAAGCAAAGGGTGACGTAATCACCTTTGTGCGTGAGATTGAACATCTTGATTTCGTGGGTGCTGTCGAATATTTGGCCGCCAAAATAGGCTTTACGCTGCGTTATTCTGATGAGGGCGAAGCAGCCTCCCAAAAGTATCGTAAGTCGTTAATTGCGGTGATGGACGAGGCGGTTAACTGGTATCACGACATGTTGATGCGAAGCCCGAGTGCTGGTGCTGCTCGGTCTTATTTGCGATCACGGGGCTTCACCAAGGAAACGGTGGAGGAGTTCCGTCTGGGATGGGCGCCTGATGACTGGGATCAACTAGCACGTCATTTGAAGGTGAGCGAGAAGGTTCTACGCGATACCGGCCTGGGTTTTGTGAATAGGGCCAAGCGTCAGCAAGACGCCTTCCGAGGTCGCGTCATGTTTCCCATATTCAGTGCCAACGGAGAGCCGATCGCCTTTGGTGGGCGTATCTTGCCCCAGGCCGAGGGCGCAAAATATATCAACTCAGCCGATTCTGTTATTTATTCGAAAAGCAACACGTTATACGGCTTGAACTGGGCAAAAGCCGATGCTGTGAACAGCAATCAGGTCATAATCTGCGAGGGTTATACCGATGTAATTGCCTTTCATGAAATCGGCTTGAAACAAGCCGTGGCCACCTGTGGTACCGCCCTTACCGAAACTCACGTTCAAGTACTGCAAAAATATGCTCGTCAGGTGGTATTGGCTTTTGATGCTGATGCCGCTGGTCAGGCTGCCGCCGAACGGTTCTACGGTTGGGAGCAAAAATTCAAGGTTGACGTAGCGGTGGCGGCGCTGCCAAAGGGTGTCGATCCCGCAGATTTAGCTCGTAATGATCCCGAACGTTTACGTGAGGCAGTTGATAATGCTCAACCGTTCTTGGGTTTTCGGGTGGAACGCTTGTTGGCGGCGTCTAACTTGCGCACTCCGGAAGGTCGAGCCCGGGCGGCCGAGTCGGCGGTTGGTATCATCGGTGAGCACCCAAATCGGCTGGTGCGTGATCAGTATCTAATGATTGTTGCTGATCGCTGCCGCATCGACGGTGACCAGATTCGCGCCATGGCGCAACGTTTGGCTAATGGTTCGAGTTCCCGGGCGCGATCGAGGTCTCACCCCGAAGCTAACCGAGCTCGTCCCGCCCGTGATACCAACAACCTGGTAGTGCGTGATACCCCCGAGCTTGAAGCGCTGCGGCTTTTGGTGCATCGACGTCACGAACTGTTACCGCTGCTTGATCCGTGTTTATTTGGCGACAGTGTTTTTGGTTCAGCGTTGGCTGCCGTTTGGGAAAATGACGATCTGCATGCCGCCATTACTAAGGCTGACCCCGACACAGCGGCCGTACTGCAGCGTGTAGCGGTGGAGGAATCAACCGCAGATGCCGACGATGTGCTTACCTTGTTGGTCAGTGCTGCCACCGAAGCTCAACTGCGTTTGCTGGAAGCTGAAATGCGTCAGGCCGCCGACCCTCTCCCGTATTCTGGTATCATTCGTTGGTTAAGGCTGAATTCAATGGAGCTTCGCGACGGGGGAACGAAAGACGAAGCCCGCCAAAGCCTGTTGGATTGGCTTAAGCGACGAGCGGCCGGAGAAGCATGA
- a CDS encoding MMPL family transporter produces MTVNVAQPLKDEVELERTYQPGPLGRLGVAVTERRRLTAIIWLVLILGLGAFAPRVESALSGAGWQANGSDSVAVRELALAHFGGNASSAIQVVVHSSDSAVSEGTAATVLANVVELLESDARISAVMAPQPGATLSEDGRTAILIAGAGVDTNEMVRVADDLKGPLQALSVEGVSVNPTGASLLWSDFNEANLKAMLKSEMISWPVTLGILVLAFGALVAAGLPLILTLAGLVASAGSLVIINSLVPVSIWAMNFAMMFALALGIDYALLLVVRYRGERFGSNVSKSQAIAETMDTAGKAVLLSGVTVLISLSAVMLVPSPSFRSMAGGIMLTVVFVLGATLTLLPLVLFSLDDRINKFALPWVRASEHRSPRFAAWGERLWSRPIAWGLVSLLVLVGLAAPVFGLKTAMPSIKVLPSDASARVGYGLVQRSFGEGAPGSLQIVMPAELAEEVHGIISSDPGIAGAMPAMASPDGSGYAMIQAVPTVDPSDPELSETLDRLRASLPSGVLVGGAAVENLDLKAQLDDSTPLVVAIVLGLGFLLLLVALRAPVIALLGTLVSLLSTAAAFGVARLVFQEGWASGFFRFESQGFLDAWAPVFFFAMIFAIAMDYTVFLLASAKEHFERSNDPREAMVGAVAHSGRVIFAAGAVMVAVFFTFALSGPLPPKEMGIILGVAVLLDAFLVRLILLPVLLRLTGRAAWWLPNWLDRVLPSITFAHD; encoded by the coding sequence ATGACTGTCAACGTCGCGCAGCCTCTGAAAGATGAGGTCGAGCTCGAGCGTACTTATCAACCAGGTCCTCTTGGTCGTCTAGGAGTTGCTGTAACTGAACGACGGCGCTTAACGGCCATCATCTGGCTGGTGCTGATTCTGGGCCTTGGTGCCTTCGCTCCGCGGGTTGAAAGCGCTCTTTCGGGCGCGGGCTGGCAGGCCAATGGCTCCGACTCGGTAGCGGTTCGCGAGCTAGCTCTAGCTCATTTCGGTGGCAATGCCAGCTCGGCCATTCAGGTGGTCGTCCATTCCTCCGATTCGGCGGTTTCTGAGGGCACGGCTGCCACCGTCTTGGCCAATGTGGTTGAGCTCTTGGAGAGCGATGCCCGCATCTCGGCGGTCATGGCACCCCAACCCGGCGCAACGCTCAGTGAAGACGGTCGTACCGCCATTCTGATCGCCGGTGCCGGGGTTGACACCAACGAGATGGTTCGGGTTGCTGACGATTTGAAAGGTCCGTTGCAGGCGCTTTCGGTGGAAGGAGTGAGTGTGAACCCGACCGGGGCCTCGCTACTTTGGTCTGATTTCAATGAAGCAAACCTTAAGGCCATGTTGAAATCTGAGATGATTTCATGGCCGGTCACGTTAGGCATCTTGGTGCTTGCATTTGGTGCGCTGGTTGCCGCAGGTCTGCCTCTGATTCTCACCTTGGCAGGTCTGGTAGCCTCGGCTGGTTCCCTGGTGATCATCAATTCGCTAGTTCCCGTTTCTATTTGGGCCATGAACTTCGCCATGATGTTCGCTTTGGCGCTTGGTATCGATTACGCCTTGTTGTTGGTGGTGCGCTACCGCGGGGAACGGTTCGGCTCGAACGTATCGAAGTCTCAGGCGATAGCCGAAACCATGGACACGGCAGGTAAGGCAGTGCTGCTGTCCGGGGTGACCGTCTTGATCTCGTTGTCCGCAGTGATGTTGGTGCCGTCACCTTCATTCCGCTCGATGGCCGGTGGAATTATGTTGACGGTGGTGTTCGTCCTCGGAGCAACGTTGACGTTGCTGCCGCTTGTGTTGTTCAGCCTGGATGATCGAATCAACAAGTTTGCCCTGCCCTGGGTGCGTGCCAGCGAGCACCGTTCACCCCGATTTGCAGCGTGGGGGGAACGGCTCTGGTCTCGGCCCATAGCCTGGGGTCTGGTATCTCTATTGGTATTGGTCGGCCTGGCGGCACCAGTTTTTGGGTTGAAAACAGCTATGCCGTCCATCAAGGTTCTTCCCAGTGATGCGTCGGCTCGCGTTGGCTATGGCCTGGTGCAACGAAGCTTTGGTGAGGGTGCTCCGGGTTCTCTACAGATCGTTATGCCTGCAGAATTGGCAGAAGAAGTGCACGGAATTATCTCGTCTGATCCTGGTATCGCTGGTGCCATGCCCGCCATGGCGTCGCCGGACGGTAGCGGCTACGCCATGATCCAGGCGGTACCGACCGTCGACCCATCAGATCCGGAGTTGTCAGAAACCCTTGATCGATTGCGAGCAAGCCTGCCAAGCGGTGTTCTTGTCGGGGGTGCGGCGGTTGAGAATTTAGATTTGAAAGCGCAGCTCGATGATTCCACCCCATTGGTGGTCGCGATCGTGCTTGGTCTGGGGTTTTTGCTGCTATTGGTTGCGTTGCGAGCACCGGTGATTGCTTTGCTTGGCACGCTGGTCAGCCTGTTATCCACGGCGGCCGCTTTTGGTGTAGCGCGCCTAGTGTTCCAAGAAGGGTGGGCATCGGGTTTCTTTAGGTTCGAATCTCAAGGCTTCCTTGATGCCTGGGCACCGGTCTTCTTCTTCGCCATGATCTTCGCAATTGCGATGGATTACACCGTGTTCCTGTTGGCTTCGGCGAAGGAGCACTTTGAGCGCAGCAACGATCCTCGAGAAGCGATGGTTGGTGCGGTGGCGCACTCCGGTCGAGTGATTTTCGCGGCTGGTGCCGTGATGGTGGCCGTGTTCTTCACCTTTGCACTTTCAGGTCCGCTACCGCCCAAAGAAATGGGAATCATTCTGGGTGTTGCGGTCCTGCTCGACGCTTTCTTGGTCCGTCTCATCCTCTTGCCGGTGCTGTTGCGACTTACCGGGCGGGCGGCATGGTGGTTGCCCAACTGGCTGGATCGAGTGTTGCCTTCAATCACCTTTGCCCACGATTAG